A genomic window from Dechloromonas sp. A34 includes:
- a CDS encoding response regulator, which produces MNTLVRPTILVIDDTPANLSLLNQLLRPHYRVKLASSGARGLELAAGNPPDLILLDIMMPETDGYEVCSRLKSNDLTVGIPVIFLTAKVDAADEERGFELGAVDFIHKPIVPSVVLARVRTHLQIKAWQTFLENQSAWLQGEVERRVNEVLHLQEASIRIMVSLAEFRDECTGNHIRRTQTYVRLLAEYLSKQPRDREFLTAERIDQIAKAAPLHDIGKIAIPDHILLKPAKHTVEEFEIMKTHALKGASMLARTRRELGEDNMLLQFACEIARNHHERWDGSGYPDGMQGEAIPLAARLMAVADVYDALRSVRPYKTAFSHEAAVRMVEEQRGRHFDPALVDAFTALKDEFSRIATQLADNAPGDAADN; this is translated from the coding sequence TTGAATACCCTTGTCCGCCCCACCATTTTGGTTATCGACGATACCCCGGCCAACCTGAGTCTGCTCAATCAGCTGCTGCGTCCGCACTATCGCGTCAAGCTCGCCAGCAGCGGCGCCCGCGGACTGGAACTGGCCGCAGGCAACCCGCCTGACCTGATTCTGCTCGATATCATGATGCCGGAAACCGATGGCTACGAAGTCTGCAGCCGTCTTAAGTCGAACGATTTGACGGTCGGCATCCCGGTGATCTTCCTGACGGCGAAGGTCGATGCGGCCGATGAGGAGCGAGGGTTCGAACTGGGGGCCGTCGATTTTATCCATAAGCCGATCGTGCCTTCCGTCGTTCTCGCCCGGGTCCGCACCCATCTGCAGATCAAGGCCTGGCAAACCTTTCTCGAGAACCAGAGCGCCTGGTTGCAGGGCGAGGTGGAGCGCCGGGTCAATGAGGTGCTGCATTTGCAGGAGGCCTCGATCCGCATTATGGTGTCGCTCGCCGAGTTTCGCGACGAATGCACCGGCAACCACATCCGCCGGACCCAGACCTATGTCCGTTTGCTTGCCGAATATCTCAGCAAACAGCCGCGCGACCGCGAGTTTCTTACCGCCGAGCGCATCGATCAGATCGCCAAGGCGGCTCCTTTGCACGACATCGGCAAGATCGCGATTCCCGACCATATCCTGCTCAAGCCCGCCAAGCACACGGTCGAGGAGTTCGAGATCATGAAAACGCATGCCCTCAAAGGGGCGAGCATGCTGGCCCGGACGCGCCGTGAATTGGGCGAGGACAACATGCTGTTGCAGTTCGCCTGTGAGATCGCCCGTAACCACCACGAGCGCTGGGACGGTTCAGGCTATCCGGACGGGATGCAGGGCGAGGCCATTCCACTGGCCGCTCGGCTGATGGCGGTGGCTGATGTCTATGATGCCCTGCGCTCGGTGCGCCCCTACAAGACGGCGTTCAGCCATGAAGCGGCGGTGCGGATGGTCGAGGAACAACGAGGACGGCATTTCGATCCGGCCCTGGTCGACGCCTTCACCGCCTTGAAAGACGAGTTTTCCAGGATAGCCACCCAGCTGGCTGACAATGCGCCCGGCGATGCCGCCGACAATTAG
- a CDS encoding hybrid sensor histidine kinase/response regulator — MSESGRGSSGSPGRQMNLRKAFLIVSLALTGMLTLIGSVTFGALAAFNEATAAAQHRQNSMALMVGVQQEVSLLGRLVISYVITSNPRFLIYYYDILAIREGAKPRPDNLSASYWEQIIAGTQPYTAPTTGEVLPLEERTRQLGFDPGEQAVVRKIYQITEQMKQTEQVAFAATQGLYDPVAGEFVSETAPQRKFAGDLLHQAAYLKLRADLALAVEELSSLVDRRTANNLGRASRRLEEWIFSALALLLGTGVVLLVSYRYLQRHLLAPLTSLHRTATALAGKSFGERAGDVRGVEEVQALATTLDGMADAIEAELKQREVAQQALVEATTKAEVATEAKSIFLANMSHEIRTPMNAILGMAYLALKSGLPPRQHDYVTKIHSAARALLGILNDILDFSKIEAGKVVLEATPFELEPVVQHALFMVQQRAEAKRVELMLDFRPCRHALVGDPLRLGQVLINLLTNAVKFTESGHVRLGIREVTSDVALATLAFRIEDTGIGMTPEQVARLFQEFTQGDGSTTRKYGGTGLGLSISKHLVEAMGGEIGVESEVGRGSAFHFTVRLPVAAGAGVVEEGVGMACSRALVVDDYPPACSCMAEMLRITGCPHVDQATDGESALVKLLAAAERKTPYDLLLLDWDMPGLSGAALIAAAQARGVALPAKTIVMSAADTALLRAEIDCPGISELLPKPLMPGMLRRICATREASGALLAPDSSARYSHVLNGMRILLVEDNEINQQVAREILCGWGATVDVAADGRAALSQLFSGLPDGYAVVLLDLEMPVLDGRETVRRLRADDRFRSLPVIAMTAHTLGHELQQVLALGFNGYIAKPFEPEELLTLLHPYLPANAPVALPTQPATLPAAVVPGGGAALAAALAAIEEIDSVLLLRRFSGRTAFLVKALRRFAEEAGRFPDRLRDAMALGDHETAHRHAHSFKGLAGTFAMTSLQNAVQALEKAISGGHDELSADIAALEHRLQPLLDQLASLPENQHAGASGFDTAELSRVLGLLRQQLSDGDGEAEELWRANKARLGSLYTPLQLAAIERAISHWNVDEALAALAVTTQHEEDH, encoded by the coding sequence TTGTCCGAATCTGGTCGTGGCTCGTCCGGCTCACCCGGCCGGCAGATGAATCTGCGCAAGGCGTTTCTCATCGTCTCCTTGGCCTTGACCGGCATGCTGACCTTGATTGGCAGCGTTACTTTCGGCGCCTTGGCGGCCTTCAATGAAGCCACGGCGGCGGCGCAGCACCGCCAGAATTCGATGGCGCTGATGGTCGGTGTTCAGCAGGAGGTCAGCCTGCTCGGTCGTCTGGTCATTTCCTACGTCATCACCAGCAATCCGCGTTTCCTGATCTATTACTACGACATCCTCGCCATCCGCGAAGGGGCCAAGCCGCGCCCGGACAATCTGTCGGCTTCGTACTGGGAGCAGATCATCGCCGGAACCCAGCCCTACACCGCGCCGACCACTGGCGAGGTGCTGCCGCTGGAGGAACGGACCAGGCAACTCGGCTTCGATCCCGGCGAGCAGGCCGTGGTGCGCAAGATCTACCAGATCACCGAACAGATGAAGCAGACTGAACAGGTAGCCTTCGCTGCCACCCAGGGGCTGTACGACCCGGTGGCCGGCGAGTTCGTCTCGGAGACGGCGCCGCAACGCAAGTTTGCCGGTGACTTGCTGCATCAGGCAGCCTATCTGAAATTGCGGGCCGATCTGGCCTTGGCGGTAGAGGAGCTGTCCTCGTTGGTTGATCGGCGCACCGCCAACAATCTGGGGCGCGCCTCGCGCCGGCTGGAGGAATGGATATTTTCGGCCTTGGCCCTGTTGCTGGGGACCGGCGTGGTCCTCTTGGTCAGCTATCGATATCTGCAAAGGCATCTGCTTGCCCCGCTGACCTCGCTGCACCGGACGGCGACGGCTTTGGCCGGCAAGTCTTTCGGCGAACGGGCCGGGGATGTGCGCGGGGTCGAGGAGGTTCAGGCCCTGGCGACCACCCTCGACGGGATGGCCGATGCCATCGAGGCCGAATTGAAGCAGCGCGAGGTCGCGCAGCAGGCCTTGGTCGAGGCGACGACCAAGGCCGAGGTTGCGACCGAAGCGAAATCAATTTTTCTGGCCAACATGAGCCATGAGATCCGCACGCCGATGAACGCAATCCTTGGCATGGCCTATCTCGCCCTGAAATCGGGTCTGCCGCCAAGACAGCACGATTACGTGACCAAGATCCATTCGGCGGCACGCGCGCTGCTCGGTATCCTGAACGATATTCTCGATTTCTCGAAGATCGAGGCCGGCAAGGTGGTGCTCGAAGCCACGCCTTTCGAGCTGGAGCCGGTTGTCCAGCACGCGCTTTTCATGGTTCAGCAACGGGCCGAGGCCAAACGCGTCGAACTGATGCTCGATTTTCGGCCATGCCGGCATGCGCTGGTCGGCGACCCCTTACGTTTGGGCCAGGTGCTGATCAACCTGCTGACCAATGCCGTGAAATTTACCGAGAGCGGCCATGTTCGACTCGGCATCCGGGAAGTCACCAGTGATGTGGCCCTGGCGACCCTGGCTTTCCGGATCGAGGATACCGGCATCGGCATGACGCCCGAGCAGGTGGCGCGGCTCTTTCAGGAGTTTACCCAAGGCGATGGCTCGACCACCCGGAAATATGGCGGGACTGGCCTGGGGCTGAGCATCTCGAAGCATCTGGTCGAGGCAATGGGGGGCGAGATCGGCGTCGAAAGCGAGGTCGGTCGCGGTAGTGCGTTTCATTTCACGGTGCGACTGCCGGTCGCTGCCGGCGCCGGGGTAGTCGAGGAGGGCGTCGGCATGGCCTGCAGCCGGGCGCTGGTGGTGGACGACTATCCTCCTGCCTGTAGCTGCATGGCGGAGATGTTGCGGATCACCGGTTGCCCTCACGTCGACCAGGCGACCGATGGCGAATCGGCCTTGGTCAAGTTGCTTGCCGCCGCAGAGCGTAAAACGCCTTATGACCTGCTGCTCCTGGATTGGGATATGCCGGGTCTTTCCGGGGCGGCACTGATCGCGGCGGCGCAGGCGCGTGGCGTGGCGCTGCCGGCGAAAACGATTGTCATGTCGGCGGCCGATACCGCACTGTTGCGAGCCGAGATCGACTGCCCAGGCATCAGCGAACTATTGCCCAAACCGCTGATGCCCGGCATGTTGCGTCGCATCTGCGCGACGCGGGAAGCGTCCGGAGCCCTGCTGGCACCGGATAGCAGCGCCCGCTATTCGCACGTGTTGAACGGGATGCGGATTCTGCTGGTCGAGGACAACGAAATCAATCAGCAGGTGGCGCGCGAGATTCTCTGTGGCTGGGGGGCAACGGTCGATGTCGCGGCGGATGGTCGGGCGGCCTTGAGCCAGCTTTTCTCCGGACTGCCCGACGGCTATGCGGTGGTACTGCTGGATCTTGAGATGCCGGTGCTGGATGGCCGTGAGACGGTGCGTCGCTTGCGCGCCGACGATCGCTTTAGATCCTTGCCGGTCATCGCCATGACTGCTCACACACTGGGCCATGAACTGCAGCAGGTGCTTGCGCTGGGCTTCAATGGTTATATCGCCAAGCCTTTCGAGCCGGAGGAATTGCTGACGCTGCTGCATCCCTATCTTCCTGCCAACGCGCCGGTTGCCCTGCCCACGCAGCCGGCGACTTTGCCGGCTGCTGTCGTACCGGGGGGGGGAGCGGCTCTTGCCGCTGCCTTGGCGGCCATCGAGGAAATCGACAGCGTGCTTTTGCTGCGCCGATTCAGCGGGCGAACCGCTTTCCTGGTCAAGGCACTCAGGCGCTTTGCCGAGGAGGCCGGGCGTTTTCCGGACAGGTTGCGTGATGCCATGGCGCTCGGCGATCATGAAACGGCCCATCGACACGCCCACTCGTTCAAGGGACTGGCCGGGACTTTTGCCATGACCTCTTTGCAAAACGCGGTGCAGGCGCTGGAGAAGGCCATTTCAGGGGGGCACGACGAACTGTCGGCCGATATCGCTGCGCTCGAGCACCGGCTGCAACCCCTGCTCGACCAACTGGCATCATTGCCCGAGAATCAGCATGCAGGGGCATCCGGATTCGATACCGCCGAGCTGAGCCGGGTGCTGGGCTTGCTGCGGCAGCAATTGAGCGATGGCGACGGCGAGGCCGAGGAGCTTTGGCGGGCCAACAAGGCGCGCCTGGGGAGCTTGTACACCCCGCTCCAGTTGGCGGCGATCGAGCGTGCTATCAGTCACTGGAACGTTGATGAGGCGTTGGCCGCATTGGCCGTCACGACTCAGCATGAGGAAGACCATTGA
- a CDS encoding efflux RND transporter periplasmic adaptor subunit yields MRRILIALVVIAVLGLGFFWFSRPKPIPVVLKEVTTGKVEASLANTRAGTVEACQRTKLSTIIGGRIEYLGVKEGDKVKKGQLLLKLWNDDQQAQAALSQSQVTLAGKRVDEVCIAAANAEREAKRQSELREKGFVSTSREETARTDAEVRRASCNTAKADVAQAEAKLKATRVEQGRVALYAPFDGTVAKIVGELGEYSTPSPPGVPTPPAIDLIDDSCLYVKAPMDEVDAPRIKAGQPVRITLDALPGKLLPGKVRRVAPYVSAVEKQARTVDIEVDFDDPEAAGKLLVGYSADVEIILEGRDQVLRIPTAAIREGGHVLLFNPDSGKLEERTIKAGLANWEFTEVIEGLAAGDRIVTSLEKEGVKAGAAVTPDDKAKAK; encoded by the coding sequence ATGCGTCGCATCCTTATTGCTCTCGTCGTTATCGCCGTGCTCGGCCTGGGCTTTTTCTGGTTCAGCCGACCCAAACCGATTCCCGTCGTGCTCAAGGAAGTAACCACCGGCAAGGTCGAAGCCTCGCTGGCCAACACCCGCGCCGGCACCGTCGAAGCCTGCCAGCGCACCAAGTTGTCGACCATCATCGGTGGCCGTATCGAATATCTCGGCGTCAAGGAAGGCGACAAGGTCAAGAAAGGCCAGTTGCTGCTCAAGCTCTGGAACGACGACCAGCAGGCCCAGGCCGCCCTCTCCCAGTCACAGGTGACGCTGGCTGGCAAGCGGGTCGACGAAGTCTGCATCGCGGCCGCCAATGCCGAAAGGGAAGCCAAGCGGCAGTCCGAACTACGTGAAAAGGGCTTCGTCTCGACCAGTCGCGAGGAAACCGCCCGCACCGACGCCGAAGTCCGCCGCGCCAGCTGCAACACCGCCAAGGCCGACGTCGCCCAGGCCGAGGCAAAGCTTAAGGCGACCCGCGTCGAGCAAGGCCGTGTCGCGCTTTACGCGCCGTTCGACGGCACGGTGGCAAAGATCGTAGGCGAACTGGGCGAATATTCGACCCCCTCTCCCCCCGGCGTGCCGACCCCGCCGGCCATCGACCTGATCGACGATTCCTGCCTCTACGTCAAGGCACCGATGGACGAGGTGGACGCACCCAGGATCAAGGCCGGCCAGCCGGTCCGCATCACCCTCGACGCGCTGCCGGGCAAGCTGCTGCCCGGCAAGGTGCGGCGCGTCGCCCCTTACGTCTCGGCCGTAGAAAAGCAGGCGCGCACGGTCGATATCGAGGTCGACTTCGACGATCCAGAAGCCGCCGGCAAGCTGCTGGTCGGCTACAGCGCCGACGTCGAAATCATTCTCGAAGGTCGCGATCAGGTGTTGCGCATCCCGACCGCGGCGATCCGCGAAGGCGGCCATGTCCTGCTCTTCAACCCGGACAGCGGCAAGCTCGAAGAGCGTACGATCAAGGCCGGCCTCGCCAACTGGGAATTCACCGAGGTGATTGAAGGGCTGGCCGCCGGCGACCGGATCGTCACCTCGCTCGAAAAGGAAGGCGTCAAGGCCGGCGCAGCCGTCACGCCCGACGACAAAGCCAAGGCCAAGTAA
- a CDS encoding ABC transporter ATP-binding protein has protein sequence MALIELAGIERVFQLGDTEVHALAQLNLQIEAGEYVAVMGPSGSGKSTLLNLLGLLDRPNAGTYRLEGRDVTTLSPDEQARVRSERIGFVFQSFHLVPRLTAAENIALPMTLAGIPAKERNTRVAQALANFGLENRANHRPDQLSGGQRQRVAIARATIMQPALILADEPTGNLDRHTGEEVVTLLEGLNASGVTLVVVTHDQAMGARARRQLVMEDGRLKLDSLTAGPNADAPG, from the coding sequence ATGGCGCTGATCGAACTTGCCGGCATCGAGCGCGTCTTCCAGCTCGGCGATACCGAGGTGCACGCGCTGGCCCAGCTCAACCTGCAGATCGAAGCCGGCGAGTACGTCGCAGTCATGGGACCTTCCGGTTCCGGCAAATCGACCCTGCTCAACCTGCTCGGCCTGCTCGACCGTCCCAACGCCGGCACCTACCGGCTGGAAGGGCGCGATGTCACCACCCTCTCGCCCGACGAGCAGGCGCGCGTGCGCAGCGAGCGCATCGGTTTCGTCTTCCAGAGCTTTCACCTGGTGCCGCGGCTGACCGCCGCCGAAAACATCGCCCTGCCGATGACCCTGGCCGGCATCCCGGCCAAGGAACGCAACACCCGTGTCGCCCAGGCGCTCGCCAATTTCGGCCTGGAAAACCGCGCCAACCATCGGCCCGATCAGCTTTCCGGGGGCCAACGCCAGCGCGTCGCGATTGCCCGCGCCACCATCATGCAGCCCGCCCTGATCCTGGCCGACGAGCCGACCGGCAACCTCGACCGCCATACCGGCGAAGAGGTGGTCACCCTGCTCGAAGGGCTCAATGCCAGTGGCGTCACGCTGGTCGTCGTCACCCACGACCAGGCCATGGGCGCCCGCGCCCGGCGCCAGCTGGTGATGGAGGACGGTCGCCTCAAACTTGACAGCCTGACAGCCGGACCAAACGCCGATGCGCCTGGCTGA